From Priestia filamentosa, a single genomic window includes:
- a CDS encoding XtrA/YqaO family protein codes for MKLQELKIDVNTMKLEVDVTKPRGSFAVVVCDGKAKLTELPQHGETKIITHQGRVKRVKFDEGEEF; via the coding sequence ATGAAATTACAAGAACTTAAAATAGATGTGAATACCATGAAATTAGAAGTGGATGTGACGAAGCCAAGGGGAAGCTTTGCGGTGGTTGTATGTGATGGGAAAGCAAAGTTAACAGAGTTGCCTCAACATGGAGAAACGAAGATTATTACGCATCAAGGTAGGGTGAAGCGCGTTAAGTTTGATGAAGGGGAGGAGTTTTGA
- the fbpA gene encoding Fur-regulated basic protein FbpA, which translates to MQLKGAVEQRKEQLIQQLIFDKGYIKEEYNEQLYELTLSELEALYVKYAREKFSISYEVKK; encoded by the coding sequence ATGCAGTTAAAAGGAGCGGTTGAACAACGAAAAGAACAATTAATCCAACAGCTTATTTTTGACAAAGGATATATCAAGGAAGAGTACAACGAACAGCTATATGAGCTAACTTTGTCGGAGTTAGAAGCTTTGTATGTGAAGTATGCAAGAGAAAAATTCTCTATTAGTTACGAGGTAAAGAAATAA
- a CDS encoding ATP-binding protein — protein sequence MEEVLHDLRQKTNERQANSINQPQTGTTLTSTSETSYECAICKDTGFVWEKVKTGLFYKNVEQVVEQARRCECYKRKNIMRLFRNSHITEEFRKLGFNNFTIEGKPAPIQDAFKKAVLYFKSFHRLREDRTNSIALLGNPGAGKTHLLSAVANNLMKSQIPVLYFPYREGFDELKDRLEDLESKVERMKDIDVLFIDDLFKRSATEFEIKTLYSVINYRYLNHKPILISSECLVDDLLDIDEALGSRIYQMCKQYLVEIVGDRRQLNHRLA from the coding sequence ATGGAAGAAGTGCTCCACGATCTTCGCCAAAAGACAAACGAACGACAAGCGAATTCTATAAACCAACCCCAGACCGGAACGACATTGACCTCGACATCGGAGACCTCTTATGAATGTGCGATATGTAAGGATACAGGTTTTGTGTGGGAGAAAGTAAAGACTGGATTGTTTTATAAAAACGTAGAGCAAGTTGTGGAACAAGCGAGACGGTGTGAGTGCTATAAGAGAAAGAATATTATGCGTTTGTTTCGTAACTCTCACATCACAGAGGAGTTTAGAAAATTAGGGTTCAATAACTTCACCATAGAAGGGAAGCCTGCACCGATTCAGGATGCGTTTAAGAAAGCCGTACTGTATTTTAAATCCTTTCACCGACTGAGGGAAGACCGAACAAACAGTATTGCATTACTAGGAAACCCAGGTGCGGGGAAGACTCATCTGTTAAGTGCGGTTGCTAATAACCTTATGAAATCACAAATACCGGTTTTGTATTTTCCGTATCGTGAAGGATTTGATGAGTTAAAGGATAGATTAGAAGACCTAGAGAGTAAGGTCGAGCGAATGAAAGACATAGATGTACTGTTTATTGATGACTTGTTTAAGCGAAGTGCAACAGAGTTTGAAATTAAGACGCTTTATTCCGTCATTAACTATCGGTACCTTAATCATAAACCTATCCTCATTTCATCGGAATGCTTAGTTGATGACTTGCTAGATATTGATGAAGCGTTGGGATCACGAATTTATCAAATGTGTAAGCAGTATCTAGTTGAGATTGTTGGAGATCGCCGTCAATTGAATCACCGTTTAGCATGA
- a CDS encoding DnaD domain-containing protein — protein sequence MNNFTTGYVIKPRLSFSNRFDKALYGLFVDEANFATTDYCERGQQRYVIKELAKDLRVTVNVISNSIKRLEQQGLIQKETLKQNKGILITVNRYDDYQKLTTYQKPKEVQSKTEQVESCSKRTSAHEFYQQQIGILAPMIAEHITKWVSDFNGNHEVIIAAMKIAVERNIRNWKYIERVLIDWYAQNVQTIEDVQALEKKRRREQRNASSQQTVQKYGRSAPRSSPKDKRTTSEFYKPTPDRNDIDLDIGDLL from the coding sequence ATGAACAATTTCACAACGGGGTACGTCATCAAGCCCCGTCTATCTTTCTCAAACCGATTTGATAAAGCTTTATATGGACTATTTGTTGATGAGGCGAATTTTGCTACAACCGACTATTGTGAGCGAGGACAGCAACGTTATGTCATTAAGGAGTTAGCCAAGGACTTAAGAGTTACAGTCAATGTGATAAGCAACTCGATTAAGCGATTAGAACAGCAAGGACTCATTCAAAAAGAGACCTTGAAACAAAATAAAGGTATTTTAATTACGGTCAATCGTTATGACGACTATCAAAAGCTAACAACATATCAAAAACCAAAAGAAGTTCAATCAAAAACAGAGCAAGTAGAATCCTGTTCTAAACGAACAAGTGCTCATGAGTTCTACCAGCAACAAATCGGGATTCTAGCCCCGATGATTGCTGAACATATTACTAAGTGGGTTAGTGACTTTAATGGGAACCATGAGGTCATCATTGCGGCTATGAAGATAGCCGTAGAACGAAATATTCGAAACTGGAAGTATATTGAGCGGGTTCTAATAGATTGGTACGCCCAAAATGTTCAAACGATAGAAGACGTTCAGGCTCTAGAGAAGAAAAGAAGGAGGGAACAACGGAATGCTTCAAGCCAACAAACGGTTCAAAAGTATGGAAGAAGTGCTCCACGATCTTCGCCAAAAGACAAACGAACGACAAGCGAATTCTATAAACCAACCCCAGACCGGAACGACATTGACCTCGACATCGGAGACCTCTTATGA
- a CDS encoding recombinase RecT: MATNQSVKSQLAKKNNSMAKQPNSFQGQLSDMFKDQFKAIKSIAPKHVTPERLVRIGLNAVSRNPKLMECTPETIVGAVVNCSILGVEPNLLGHAYIVPFKNNKTNRMEAQFQLGYRGLIDLARRTGEITSVYAHEVYEGDEFEYSYGLEKDLKHKPTGEEDGDKITHFYAVYKLKDGAYDFIVMSRKQVERHRDRFTKSKKNGTVFGPWKDHFTEMAKKTVLIKLLKTAPISIEQQEARTVMEGLNQDNSVSKVKEGQFGDAFIDAEYQVEDEQFEEETKPSKPEKPSVFDGVEIQDEELPFK; this comes from the coding sequence ATGGCAACGAATCAATCTGTAAAAAGTCAATTAGCCAAGAAGAACAATAGTATGGCGAAACAACCGAATAGTTTTCAAGGACAACTTAGCGATATGTTCAAAGACCAGTTTAAAGCGATTAAATCCATTGCTCCTAAGCACGTGACACCTGAACGGCTTGTACGTATCGGATTGAACGCTGTTAGTCGTAACCCCAAGTTAATGGAATGCACACCCGAAACAATTGTAGGAGCGGTTGTAAATTGTTCGATTCTGGGAGTTGAACCAAACCTTCTTGGTCATGCGTATATTGTACCTTTCAAGAATAACAAGACCAATCGCATGGAAGCCCAATTTCAATTAGGGTATCGAGGGCTCATCGATTTAGCGAGACGAACAGGTGAAATTACCAGCGTTTATGCGCATGAAGTTTATGAGGGAGACGAGTTCGAATACAGTTACGGTCTAGAAAAAGATTTAAAACATAAGCCAACGGGTGAAGAAGATGGAGATAAAATCACTCATTTCTATGCCGTGTACAAGCTGAAAGATGGAGCGTATGACTTTATTGTGATGAGTCGAAAACAAGTAGAGCGTCACCGAGATCGTTTTACCAAAAGTAAAAAGAACGGAACCGTATTCGGCCCATGGAAAGACCACTTCACAGAGATGGCAAAGAAAACGGTTTTGATTAAATTGCTGAAAACAGCGCCTATCTCCATTGAGCAACAGGAAGCGAGAACGGTAATGGAAGGGCTAAACCAGGATAACTCGGTCAGCAAGGTTAAAGAAGGACAGTTTGGAGATGCTTTCATTGATGCCGAGTATCAAGTGGAAGATGAACAGTTCGAAGAGGAAACGAAGCCTTCTAAGCCAGAGAAACCAAGTGTATTTGATGGCGTTGAAATTCAAGACGAGGAGTTGCCATTTAAGTAA